From Cricetulus griseus strain 17A/GY chromosome 1 unlocalized genomic scaffold, alternate assembly CriGri-PICRH-1.0 chr1_0, whole genome shotgun sequence, a single genomic window includes:
- the Prr9 gene encoding proline-rich protein 9, with protein MSFSDQQCKQPCVPPPCLQKTQEKCQTQAEEVCVPSCQDPCQDKGPLQAQGICDPQCQEINQGNCPQQGQDPCLPPSQDQCLPQCVEPCQELAQTKCVEEFPQKVQEKCSSQGKGK; from the coding sequence ATGTCTTTCAGTGATCAACAGTGCAAGCAACCATGTGTGCCACCTCCATGTCTTCAAAAGACCCAAGAAAAGTGCCAAACACAAGCTGAAGAAGTTTGTGTCCCCTCGTGTCAGGACCCCTGCCAAGATAAAGGTCCACTCCAAGCTCAGGGGATATGCGATCCTCAGTGCCAGGAGATAAACCAAGGAAACTGCCCACAGCAAGGCCAAGATCCATGCCTACCTCCAAGCCAAGACCAGTGCCTGCCGCAGTGTGTGGAGCCATGCCAGGAGCTTGCCCAAACAAAATGTGTGGAGGAGTTCCCACAGAAGGTCCAGGAGAAGTGTTCCTCCCAGGGCAAAGGAAAGTAG